The Rhizobium sp. CCGE531 genomic sequence TTCTCATCGGAGACGCCAGCGTCGATCAGAACTCTCTCGAAGGATACTTGCTCGCCCGCGCTCGGCTTGCCATCCGCCTTATAGCTGCGAGCTGCGGACAACGGTGCCGTTCCCCAGGACATCTGCAGTTGGGAAAGTGAGCAGCGCATCGCCTCTGCCAGCCTCCCGAGGAACCTATTCGGAATACTCAGCAGTGACACCCGCCGTTCACGCAACGCGGTGATGACCTGGCGCGGGACATCCAGGTGGTGAGCAACAGCGCGCCAATCGTCGGCTGTCAGAGCCGCAAAAGGATCTGGTCCGGCCGCTGGCGCTGGTAAAGCCTTCGCGTGTTGCGACCAGGCGGCGTCGATCAGCTCCTTATCCGCGGCGGAGAGCGGTGCGTCATCTTCCGAAGTTTCACGGCTCAACTCGCGCGACAAGTCAACGAGTTCGGCGGCGTGTTCCGGATAAAGCCGCAGGTAGCGCTCGAGGGTCGAGCGATCTGGCTCGCTTTCGACTGCGAATGCATCAAGCACGGCCTCACGAGAGGGGCGTTCGCCAGCCGGGCTCATTGCTGTTCCCCGTCAGTCAGAGCCAACCGCAATGCTGCAATCGCTTTGTCGCGATAAGTCCGGATCGTCTTTTCGGAGCGGCCCAATGCTTTGGAGATGGTCATGACGTCTGGCTCCTTGGAATCTATGGGAAAGCCCTCTTTCAGCATGTGTATGATCCTGATTTGTTCTGGTGGTAGAGCTTCAATCGCCGCATCCAGACGCGACCGGTAAAACGGCTCGTCGATTTCCGGTGCGGCAAAAGGATCATAGACGCCGGCGGCTCTTTCCACCTCCGCGGTCGGTTCACCGCTCTCCTCGTCGTATTCGATAGATTGGGATCTGTTCTCGTCTCGCCAAGCCTGTTCCTGAGCATCGCGTCGCAAGCTAGCAACAGCGCCATCGAACCGGACTTCGAAATAGTCGAGTTGGTCGACATATGATGCGCGGTCCGCAGAAAGCATTTCTACGAAGCGGCTGAAGACTTTGTCACGGACCACGCTGCGCGTCAGCGATTCAGTCTTTCCGTCGGAGCTTTCCGATTTAGGCACGCTGCGAAGCACCCGCTCCATGAGAATACGATAGAGCCCCTCGAACCAGGTCTCGTTATTGTCGTGACGGCTTGCGCGAATGAAATGCACAAGGCACTCGCTCGGAACGTAGCCTGGGTCGGAGCGCTTCGTGATTGCGGCTCGGCTGATGAGCTCGCTGCGCGGGAGGACCGCCAGTTCGCCGATGAAGGCCTCTATCTTCGGGTCCCTTTTGTAGAGTTCGCCGTTGAGACTTCGTTTGCGTAGTGGGACCACGACTGCCTCCGCAGCCCCGCATGCCTCGTGTACCATATCGGGAGCTTTCTCCAGCTGGTTCATCGTGCCGCCCCGCACGCTCTCGTTCCGGCGCGCGTGTGGGTGCGTGCATCATCGAGCATTGCGTCCCCATGAGGAGGATTGTGAAAGATCATGCCATGCACTGTTTTATCCTCCAACGCATCGCTCAGGTGCTAGCCGCCAATCACATCTACGAGCGCGGCAGATTGCCCTGGCTTACCATGAAGCCAAACCTCGACACGTGGCCTCACTTCCAACCGGTCAGCAATTTCCCGTACGAGTCGCTCAGGATATAAGCCATAGAACAAATACAACCCGCGTTCATAGCCAACTTCGGTCTGGAATACTGAGAGCGTGACCAGATCCTTTGCGATCCCGCGCGGATTTTTTACCGCGTTGTCCCCCGGCTTCACTTCAATCACAGCATGGTTTCGCCCCATGTATCCCGGGACGTGCACAAGCAGGTCAGGAATCGACATGTCTGCACCAAGTCTATGAAGTATAGGGTGGCCGCGCTTGTCTACTTCGCCATTAAGTACGAAATCGGTTTGGTCCTGCGTCGGCCACTGTATTCTGAGCTGGTGGTAAAGTTCGTAGCAGTAAACGCGCTCTCCGTAGATTGGCCCCCCGCCGTCAACTGGCAAGCTGAAGAAGTGCGATTCGATTCGTCCAGTGGCTGTGGCAATTATTTCATCAAGTTGCTGCATATGGTTTCACCAAAAGCCGTCGTCGGTTCTTGGAGTTACGCATAGCTGACAACTAGGGACAGTCCGTTGCAACTCCAAGGACGCAAAAAGCAAGCTACCGTCCGCCACCGGATTGCGAAAAAGTATGAAGGTGCTGCATTGCGTCCGCGCTCGATCGGAAGGCGTTGAGCGAACCTCAGAATTTCGGCTTGCACCCGGATAAGCGGGGGATAGCACCGGATAAGGATCAATAAGGCGCGCACGAATCCTTCACTTAGGCTATCGATTATCGAGCAGAAGATTGATTGGGCAGAAGAGTTAATGATCGAAAGTGTCTTTCAGGGCAGTCTTTTTACCAGCGATTTTCTTACGCAGTCGATTGTCGGTAATGCGGACTGGAAAAGTGTCAATGATCATGACGTAGACGCGTTGGCGGCAGACTTAGTTGCCGCTTTCTCGTCCTTTCCAATTGGGCAGACGCCTAACGAAACCCGAACTGAAGACGATTTGATCTGGCCCATTCTCCGGCGGTTGGGCTGGAGTCACGCTATGCGCCAGCAAAACCTGACCGTCAAAGGCAGGGATGATGTGCCGGATGGCCTGCTGTTTGCCGATGCGGCAACGAAGACCCAAGCAGATCGCTTTCCCGAAGAGTGGAGGCGTTATCAATTTGGCCTCGCAATAGTTGAATCGAAACGCTGGCGCCGACCGCTCGATCGCCAATCGGGCCGGCGGGGTGAGGAGCTTGCGCCATCAACACAGATGCTCCGCTACCTGCGGCGTGTTGACGATTTGACAACTGGCAACCTACGGTGGGGCATTCTCACGAACGGCGGAAGGTGGCGACTTTATTACTCCGGCGCCCGATCGGTCTCCGAGCAGTTCTTCGAAATTGACCTTGCTGCCCTTCTTGGAATCCCAGGGTCTGGCGACAACCCTGTCGTGCTTGATA encodes the following:
- a CDS encoding methionyl-tRNA formyltransferase-like protein, whose product is MQQLDEIIATATGRIESHFFSLPVDGGGPIYGERVYCYELYHQLRIQWPTQDQTDFVLNGEVDKRGHPILHRLGADMSIPDLLVHVPGYMGRNHAVIEVKPGDNAVKNPRGIAKDLVTLSVFQTEVGYERGLYLFYGLYPERLVREIADRLEVRPRVEVWLHGKPGQSAALVDVIGG
- a CDS encoding DNA-binding response regulator, translated to MNQLEKAPDMVHEACGAAEAVVVPLRKRSLNGELYKRDPKIEAFIGELAVLPRSELISRAAITKRSDPGYVPSECLVHFIRASRHDNNETWFEGLYRILMERVLRSVPKSESSDGKTESLTRSVVRDKVFSRFVEMLSADRASYVDQLDYFEVRFDGAVASLRRDAQEQAWRDENRSQSIEYDEESGEPTAEVERAAGVYDPFAAPEIDEPFYRSRLDAAIEALPPEQIRIIHMLKEGFPIDSKEPDVMTISKALGRSEKTIRTYRDKAIAALRLALTDGEQQ